AGGGCTCCATGCGGTGGTGATCGACGCCACATCGGGGCGCGCGCGCTCCTGCGGCTGCTCGGTCGCCGTGCCCAGATACAGGTAGCCCGCCACCTGCTCGCCGTCGGCCAGGCCCAGGATCGCCGTGGCGCGCGGATCATAGCTGTACCAGTCGGTGATCCAGTTGGCGCCCCAGCCCAGGGCGGACGCCGCGAGCAGGAGCTGATGGCAAACCGCCGAGGCGCTCTGACGCTGCTCCCACTCAGGGATCTCGCCGGGGATGTGTCGCGAGACCACGGCAATGCAGACGGGCGGGCGGGTCAGCTTGCGCAGGGCCGCGGTCGCCTTGGTCGGGTTGGCTTGGCTATCGGCGAGGGCAGCGATGCGTTCGGCGAATGTGTCCTTGGCCTCGCCCTTCAGGATGATGAAGCGCCAAGGCGAGAGCTTGCCGTGGTCGGGCACGCGGGCGGCTATCCGCAAGATATCGGCCAGTTGGGCATCGTCGGGTCCGGGCGCTGTCAGGCTCATGGCGCTGGCTGAGCGGCGCTTGGCTAGGAAGGCCACGACCTCGGGCGCGGTCTCGACCGGCAGGGTCTCGCCAAACGCAGGGGCAGGGGGAACGGAACCGGCCAAGACGATGTCTCCGAAGCGTTGTAAGCCGCAGACCTATGGCCGCAACGCGGTCGCGACAAGGGATGAGCGCATTGGCCGATGACTCCAAACGCAAGCCCGATTGGCTCAAGCCGCACGGAAGGCCCTGGGGGGTGACCTCCAGCAGGGTGGTCTACGATAATGCCTGGATCACCCTGACAGAGTATCAGGCGATCGCGCCGACCGGTCGGCCCGCGCTTTACGGCAAGGTCGGCTTCAAGAACCAGGCGATCGGGATCGTGCCTTTGCACGACGACGGCACGGTCACGTTGGTGGGGCAGAACCGCTTCTCCCTCGCCAACTATAGCTGGGAACTGCCCGAGGGCGGCGCGCCGCATGGCGAGGATCCGCTGGATGGCGCCAAGCGCGAACTGGCCGAAGAGGTGGGGCTGCAGGCGTCCGACTGGCGTCTGATCCTGCGTATGGAACTCTCCAATTCGGTCACCGACGAGATCGCCTACGGTTTCCTGGCCATGGGCCTTTCACCCACACAGGGCGAGCCGGACGAGACCGAGGACTTCGCCGTCGCGCGCGTGCCCTTCCGCGAGGCGCTCGACGCAGCGGCCGCCGGCCATATGCCCGACGCAATTACAGTGGCGTTGTTGCTGAGAACGCACCATATGGCGGTGCGAGGCGAACTGTCGGCCGATCTGGCCGCTCTGATCCTCGCATAGAGCGCGGTTCGCCGGGCTAGAGCATTTTCAAAAAGGATGCGCTATGCTCGTCTCGCGCCTGGGAAGGGAGAGCCCGATGCCGAAGCATCTCGAGGTGGTGACGTCCGACACCGAAACGCCGGTGTGGGTGGCGTTGCGTAATCAGGCCGAACACGCCGCCAAGGCCGAGCCGGCGCTGGCGTCGCTGCTGAACGCGGTGATCCTCAGCCACGACAACCTCGCCGACGCGCTGACCTTCCAGTTGGCGCGCAAGCTGGGCGACCAGGAAATGCGGGCGATGACGGCGCGTGAGTTCGCCGCCGACGCCTTCGAGGATGATCGCACGATCGTCGAGGCGGCCGAGGCCGACCTGAAGGCGGTGTTCGAACGCGACCCGGCCTGCAAGGGCTATGTCCAGCCGTTCCTGTTCTTCAAGGGTTTCCTGGCGCTGCAGACCCACCGCGTGTCGCACTGGCTGTGGAATCAGGGCCGCGAGACCCTGGCCTTCTACCTGCAGAGCCGCTCCAGCGAGGTGTTCCAGGTCGACATCAACCCAGCCGCCAGGATCGGCAAGGGCGTGTTCATCGACCACGGCACCGGCATCGTCATTGGCGAGACGGCTGTGGTCGGCGACGACGTCTCGATGCTGCATGGCGTGACGCTGGGCGGCACGGGCGCCGAGCGCGGCGACCGCCATCCCAAGATCGGCAAGGGTGTGCTGCTGGGCGCCGGCGCCAAGGTGCTGGGCAACATCACGGTCGGCGACTACGCCAAGGTGGCTTCCGGCTCGGTGGTGCTGCGGCCAGTTCCGGCGCACTGCACGGCCGCCGGCGTGCCCGCGCGCCTCGTCAATTGCCCCACCTGCGAAGAGCCGGCCAAGACCATGGACCACACCCTGGCCGAGACGGTCTACTCGCCCAACAGCTACGAGATCTGAGTGAAGCGTCTTTTGCGCCGTTTCGGCGGCCTGATCCTGGCCGCCGTCATCGGGTTTGCCGCGCCCGCGCTGGCGGCCCCCGCGCCGGTGGGCGGCTACTCGATCGTCAAACGCTATCCGCACGATAGTCAGGCGTTCACCCAGGGTCTGTTTTATCGGGATGGCTTTATCTTCGAGAGCACCGGCCTGCGGGGCCGCTCGTTCATTCGCAAGTGGAGCCTGGAGACCGGCGCGATCGAGGCCGAGCGCACCGTGGATTCCCGCTACTTCGGCGAAGGGATCGTCGACTGGAAGAACCGCCTCTATGAGCTGACCTGGACCGACCAAGTCGGCTTCATCTACGACATCGACAGCTTCGAGAAACTCGGCGAGTTCAGCTATCCGGGCGAGGGCTGGGCTCTGGCCCGGGACGACAAGCGGATCATGATGAGCGACGGCAGCGCCTTCATCCGTTTCCTTGACCCCGAGACGCTGAAGGAGACCGGGCGCGTCCAAGTCACCGACGACGGCGTCCCGGTCACTAATCTCAACGAACTGGAGTGGGTGAAGGGCGAACTGCTGGCCAATGTCTGGCAAACGACCCGCATCGCCCGCATTGATGTGACCACGGGCCGGGTCAAGGGTTGGATCGAACTGGGCGGTCTGTTGAAGGAGGCGGGCGTCACCGGCGACCGCGACGACGTGCTCAATGGCATCGCCTACGATCCCGCCAACGACCGGCTGTTCGTGACCGGCAAGCTCTGGCCCGCGCTTTTCGAAATCAAACTGACCGAAGCACGTTAGGCGGTGGAACCGTATTTGGGGCGGGGCGTTTCCCTGACGTCCGCCCCTCTACGCCCCCCCGACCTAGTGGGCGGACCTGGGCCCTGGCCGCGAGACGCGCCGGGGCCCAAATCATATCCGCCCTGTCCTTGTCCTTTAGCCTTGGGGCGCGCAGGCGCCGACGGCGGGCCTGTGCTTAAGAGATATCTGTTCGGCTTGAGGCGCCTTTGTCTGCGCCAGACCATAAACAACGCCCGCCCAGATGGCGAACACGGCCAGAACCTGCGGCAGGGTGATCTCTCGGCTTGCGGGGCGGGAAATGATCGGTGGCATGGCGCGGACTATCCCTTGGTTGCGCCGTTCGCGATAACGACTTATCCGTCGACCTTCTGTGAGGTTTCTTCACATGGCTCGACGGCAACTGCCTTCGTTGAACGCTTTACGCGCCTTCGAGGCGTTCGGCCGGCATGGCCGCATGACCCTGGCCGCCGACGAACTGTGCGTGACCCACGGGGCTGTCAGCCGCCAGATCCGGCAGCTTGAGGATCAACTGGGCGTGACCTTGACCGAGGGGCCGCGCTCGCGCCTTCGCCTGACGGCGGAGGGCTTGAAACTGGCTCAGGCGCTGTCGCCCGCCTTCGACCAGATCGAGGCGGCCGTGCCACGGCAGGTCCAGGCGGGGCCTAGGCCGCTGGTGGTGTCTTGCCTGCCTACCTTCGCGATGAAGTGGCTCATTCCGCGCCTGCCGCGCTTCCAGGCCGCGCACCCTGAGATTCCGGTTCGTGTGGCGGAGTCCAATGGACCGTTCGATTTCAGGGCCGATGGGATCGACCTGGCGATCCGCATGCGCTCGCCGGATACGGTGGTGACCTATGATGCGGTCGCGACGCCGTTCATGGAGCACTATCACGGGCCTGTCATGGCGCCGGAGTTGGCGAGCAGCCCGATGACCCTGGAGCAGGTCGTCGCCATGCCACGCCTGCTGACGCGGACGTTCGTCGAGAGTTGGTCCGACTGGGCCCGAAACGTCGAGCTCGATCACCTGCCGCCGGCGGTCAGCGAGCAGGAGTTCGACCACTATTTCTACATGATCGAGGCGGCGGCCGCGGGGCTGGGCGTGGCGATCGGGCCGTGGGCGTTCGTGCAACGTGATCTGGCCAGCGGCCGGCTGGTCGCGCCGCTGGGTTTTACCTCCGGCCGGGGGAAGATCGTGGCCGTCACACCGCCCGACGGCGCGACCGACGAGGCTCTACTCTTCCGCGATTGGCTGCTCGCGGAAGGAGCGTCCACACCTCTTCCGCCGGAAGCGGCTTGCGACTCTCGCGGCGGGCGCTAGTTTCGCGCGGATAAGCGCCCCGGGCGCCCCGCCATCAATGAGGTTCCCCCGTGGACGCCAACACCATCGCCAAGATCGAAAAGCACCTGAAGCGCACCTTCGGCAACCCGCACATTCAGGTGAAGGCGCGCCCGAAGCAGAAGGACTCGGCCGAGGTCGAAGTCGCCGGCGAGTTCATCGGCGTTGTCTTCCAGGATGAAGACGAGGACGGTTCGTTCATGTTCGAAATGGCGATCCTGGGCGAAGATCTGGACTAAGCCGAACTTGCCCGCGCCCTGTCGGTGATCGACGGGGCGCGCGGCCGTGTCGGGCGTTGATCCCCGCCCTTCACACCGCTTGAATGGGGCCATGACCTATCACGTGCTCGATCGCCCCGTCTGTTCGACCCTCTTGGGACGGCAAAGCCATCTAGCGATCCGGCGTGGCCGCGCCTTCAGGATGCATCCCGACTATGGCCTGTTCGCCGGGCTGGACGATGAAGGTCCCGAGGCGCTCGCGGATCTCGGTGCGTTGGTGCGCGAGCACGGGACGGTGGGCCTGATCGCGCCCGATGCGACGCCGCCGGTTCCCGGGGCGGAGGTAGTCTCCAACGCCGTCTGCCTGCAGATGGAGGCCGTCGAGGTCGCGCCCGCCTGGGATGTCGACTTCGAGATGCTGGACCTGGCCGACGCCGATGGGCCCGAGATGCTG
The DNA window shown above is from Caulobacter sp. FWC26 and carries:
- a CDS encoding nitroreductase, which gives rise to MAGSVPPAPAFGETLPVETAPEVVAFLAKRRSASAMSLTAPGPDDAQLADILRIAARVPDHGKLSPWRFIILKGEAKDTFAERIAALADSQANPTKATAALRKLTRPPVCIAVVSRHIPGEIPEWEQRQSASAVCHQLLLAASALGWGANWITDWYSYDPRATAILGLADGEQVAGYLYLGTATEQPQERARPDVASITTAWSPR
- the cysE gene encoding serine O-acetyltransferase encodes the protein MPKHLEVVTSDTETPVWVALRNQAEHAAKAEPALASLLNAVILSHDNLADALTFQLARKLGDQEMRAMTAREFAADAFEDDRTIVEAAEADLKAVFERDPACKGYVQPFLFFKGFLALQTHRVSHWLWNQGRETLAFYLQSRSSEVFQVDINPAARIGKGVFIDHGTGIVIGETAVVGDDVSMLHGVTLGGTGAERGDRHPKIGKGVLLGAGAKVLGNITVGDYAKVASGSVVLRPVPAHCTAAGVPARLVNCPTCEEPAKTMDHTLAETVYSPNSYEI
- a CDS encoding glutaminyl-peptide cyclotransferase; translated protein: MKRLLRRFGGLILAAVIGFAAPALAAPAPVGGYSIVKRYPHDSQAFTQGLFYRDGFIFESTGLRGRSFIRKWSLETGAIEAERTVDSRYFGEGIVDWKNRLYELTWTDQVGFIYDIDSFEKLGEFSYPGEGWALARDDKRIMMSDGSAFIRFLDPETLKETGRVQVTDDGVPVTNLNELEWVKGELLANVWQTTRIARIDVTTGRVKGWIELGGLLKEAGVTGDRDDVLNGIAYDPANDRLFVTGKLWPALFEIKLTEAR
- a CDS encoding LysR substrate-binding domain-containing protein, with translation MARRQLPSLNALRAFEAFGRHGRMTLAADELCVTHGAVSRQIRQLEDQLGVTLTEGPRSRLRLTAEGLKLAQALSPAFDQIEAAVPRQVQAGPRPLVVSCLPTFAMKWLIPRLPRFQAAHPEIPVRVAESNGPFDFRADGIDLAIRMRSPDTVVTYDAVATPFMEHYHGPVMAPELASSPMTLEQVVAMPRLLTRTFVESWSDWARNVELDHLPPAVSEQEFDHYFYMIEAAAAGLGVAIGPWAFVQRDLASGRLVAPLGFTSGRGKIVAVTPPDGATDEALLFRDWLLAEGASTPLPPEAACDSRGGR
- a CDS encoding DUF3126 family protein; the protein is MDANTIAKIEKHLKRTFGNPHIQVKARPKQKDSAEVEVAGEFIGVVFQDEDEDGSFMFEMAILGEDLD
- a CDS encoding GNAT family N-acetyltransferase; translation: MTYHVLDRPVCSTLLGRQSHLAIRRGRAFRMHPDYGLFAGLDDEGPEALADLGALVREHGTVGLIAPDATPPVPGAEVVSNAVCLQMEAVEVAPAWDVDFEMLDLADADGPEMLALATLTKPGPFFSRTHQLGAFIGVRRAGELIAMAGQRMRPDGYTEASGVCVHPDHRGKGYAARLLREVTARILSRGEKAFLHSYTDNATAIRLYESLGYRGRRELTFTILTGA